The following coding sequences are from one Epilithonimonas vandammei window:
- a CDS encoding peptidylprolyl isomerase, with amino-acid sequence MAILGEIRKRSWLLVGVIALALLAFLVNPDTIDKVFGKNPNILGKVNGEEITRDELNDQLFIMQQQAQQQGQPTKGLEEQAWQILVQSKLIKQQFEKMGLKLTDEIFWSQLQYDPIFAQNQQYFDEKGNFKLQEIKSEIEKAQATNPENYNFWLKNKKAIEYRMMARMLFGNITAGITVSKKEAELMMKFRDEMANIDFVKVDYLEFSKKNNVKVTTQDLADYIKLHPTRFKATASRNLAYAYFPATPSAQDDAATLNEINKLYLKGTDASNGAENFQNTKNDSMFVELNSDVPFIPQYVGLNQVPQGIKDKIATATIGQTFGPYKEQNLYVVSKLLDKKASDSTQSKHILIAYKGAERSTASRTKEAAKKIADSLLAVIKADPAKFAEGLKLSDEPNAVERNGSVGWTTPTSPFAPGYLKFLADNPKGATGLAETSFGYHIINVEDKKSGSMTYKIAHLAKNVKASDKTESQVLTQATRFIQQTEGKSFNQFKNLAEKNKYRFDNPKTVGRFQGTLPGLGTDKDSDIISWAFDKKRNIGDTDIFTVEGTGDRIVAYVVGKQDEGLADPETVRDQIEPIVKNKLLAKSIIEKINSGKYSSLDQAAKAFGTTKANAVVNLFNPSVNGAMEPRVAGAAFGLTNNKLSQPIEGMTGVYLVVKKSVTTNKLPGDVKQIIQSMAQQNAQQFTGSFLKSLQDNADIKDYRIDVWDKTAQQ; translated from the coding sequence ATGGCAATTTTAGGCGAAATTAGAAAAAGATCGTGGCTGTTAGTTGGCGTTATTGCATTAGCACTTTTAGCTTTCTTGGTAAATCCGGATACTATTGACAAGGTTTTTGGTAAAAACCCGAATATTCTTGGTAAAGTTAACGGAGAAGAAATCACAAGAGATGAGCTTAATGACCAGCTTTTCATTATGCAGCAACAGGCTCAGCAACAAGGTCAACCAACCAAAGGACTTGAAGAGCAGGCTTGGCAGATTCTTGTTCAGTCCAAGTTAATCAAGCAGCAGTTCGAAAAAATGGGGCTTAAACTTACAGATGAAATTTTCTGGAGCCAGCTTCAATATGATCCTATTTTTGCTCAGAATCAGCAATACTTTGATGAAAAAGGTAACTTCAAATTGCAAGAAATAAAAAGCGAAATTGAAAAAGCTCAGGCTACAAACCCCGAGAATTATAATTTCTGGCTGAAGAACAAAAAAGCAATCGAATACCGAATGATGGCGAGAATGCTTTTCGGAAATATAACAGCTGGTATCACAGTAAGCAAAAAAGAGGCAGAGCTGATGATGAAGTTTCGTGATGAAATGGCTAATATCGATTTTGTAAAAGTGGACTACTTGGAATTTTCCAAGAAAAACAATGTGAAAGTTACCACTCAGGATCTTGCAGACTATATTAAATTACATCCAACAAGGTTTAAAGCGACTGCTAGCAGAAATCTTGCTTATGCTTATTTCCCTGCAACGCCAAGTGCTCAGGACGATGCTGCCACTTTGAACGAAATCAATAAATTGTACCTAAAGGGAACAGATGCTTCTAACGGAGCAGAAAATTTCCAGAATACAAAGAACGATTCTATGTTCGTAGAGTTAAATTCCGATGTTCCATTCATTCCTCAGTATGTTGGGTTGAATCAAGTTCCACAAGGTATTAAAGATAAAATTGCTACTGCTACAATCGGTCAGACATTTGGCCCATATAAAGAGCAGAATCTTTATGTAGTATCTAAATTGCTTGATAAAAAAGCATCAGATTCTACACAATCAAAACATATTCTAATAGCTTATAAAGGCGCTGAGCGTTCTACTGCTAGCAGAACAAAAGAAGCGGCTAAAAAGATTGCAGATAGCTTGCTGGCAGTAATCAAAGCAGATCCTGCAAAATTTGCAGAAGGTCTGAAATTATCTGATGAGCCTAATGCTGTTGAAAGAAACGGTAGTGTAGGGTGGACGACTCCAACTTCGCCATTTGCGCCAGGATATCTTAAATTTTTGGCTGATAATCCCAAAGGAGCAACTGGTCTTGCAGAAACATCTTTCGGATATCATATCATAAATGTCGAGGATAAAAAATCTGGTTCGATGACGTACAAAATCGCTCACCTTGCGAAAAATGTAAAAGCGTCAGATAAAACTGAGAGTCAGGTATTGACACAGGCTACAAGATTCATTCAGCAAACTGAAGGAAAAAGTTTCAATCAATTTAAAAATCTTGCTGAGAAAAATAAATATCGATTTGACAATCCAAAAACTGTGGGTAGATTCCAAGGTACACTTCCAGGACTTGGTACAGATAAAGATAGTGATATTATTTCTTGGGCGTTTGACAAGAAAAGAAATATAGGTGATACGGATATTTTTACGGTAGAAGGAACAGGTGACAGAATTGTAGCTTATGTTGTTGGGAAGCAAGATGAAGGTCTTGCGGATCCTGAGACTGTAAGAGATCAGATTGAACCGATTGTAAAAAATAAACTTCTTGCTAAATCTATTATCGAAAAAATTAACTCTGGAAAATACAGTAGTCTGGATCAGGCTGCAAAAGCTTTCGGAACTACAAAAGCAAATGCTGTTGTAAACTTGTTTAACCCATCTGTAAATGGTGCAATGGAGCCTAGAGTTGCAGGAGCTGCATTCGGATTGACAAACAATAAATTATCTCAGCCGATTGAGGGAATGACGGGTGTTTATCTTGTTGTTAAAAAATCTGTTACTACGAACAAATTGCCAGGAGATGTTAAACAAATTATACAGTCAATGGCGCAGCAAAATGCGCAGCAGTTTACGGGATCTTTCCTAAAGAGTCTGCAGGATAACGCTGATATAAAAGATTATAGAATAGACGTTTGGGATAAAACTGCTCAACAGTAA
- a CDS encoding RNA polymerase sigma factor, translating to MKLNDEEIVNLLTAPQTVEKGLRAMMDIYQSRLYWHIRRLIVDHDQAQDVLQDTFIKAYQNIHQFKSDSKLYTWLYRIATNEALQQLNKMNRMKKTDEDAEYYMQNLVADTAGKDGEEIQVLLQQAIQTLPEKQKLVFNMRYYDDLPYEEISKILDMSVGTLKTNYHYAKDKVEQYIKDNHSEEF from the coding sequence ATGAAGCTCAACGATGAGGAAATTGTAAATCTTTTAACTGCACCTCAAACTGTAGAGAAAGGTTTGCGCGCGATGATGGATATCTATCAGAGTCGCCTTTATTGGCATATCAGACGTTTGATTGTAGATCACGACCAAGCTCAGGATGTTTTGCAGGATACTTTTATCAAAGCGTATCAGAACATTCATCAGTTCAAGAGTGATAGCAAATTGTACACTTGGCTCTACAGGATTGCAACCAACGAGGCTTTGCAGCAACTCAACAAAATGAACCGGATGAAGAAAACAGATGAAGATGCAGAATATTACATGCAGAATCTAGTCGCTGATACAGCCGGGAAAGATGGAGAAGAAATCCAGGTTTTGTTGCAACAGGCGATACAAACTTTGCCAGAGAAACAGAAACTGGTTTTCAATATGAGATATTATGATGATTTGCCTTACGAGGAGATTTCGAAGATCTTGGATATGTCCGTCGGAACTTTGAAGACCAATTATCATTATGCCAAAGATAAAGTCGAACAATATATAAAGGACAACCACTCGGAAGAGTTTTAA
- a CDS encoding Rossmann-like and DUF2520 domain-containing protein — protein MKIVIIGSGNVAYHLAKAFTQNNIEVSQIFGRNEVELNKISEELNIPYSTKELADADLYLISVSDSAVEQVSDLIRTEKALVAHTSGSLPIETLKGNYRKASFYPLQTFSKTKNLEYSKIPFFIEAENQIDEKSLFELASLISDNVETSDYEKRKYIHLTAVFACNFVNHLFARAKEISDSQDLDFNYFIPLIDETVEKIHHLEPKSAQTGPAVRGDERILKLHEELITNDEHLKIYNTMNESIQKMYQ, from the coding sequence ATGAAAATAGTTATCATCGGCTCGGGAAATGTCGCCTATCACCTTGCAAAAGCTTTTACCCAAAATAACATCGAAGTCAGTCAAATCTTTGGACGAAATGAAGTTGAATTGAATAAAATCTCGGAAGAACTAAATATTCCTTATTCTACAAAAGAATTAGCTGATGCCGATCTTTATTTGATTTCTGTTTCAGATTCGGCGGTTGAACAAGTTTCAGATTTAATCAGAACTGAAAAAGCTTTAGTTGCTCACACTTCTGGATCACTTCCTATAGAAACCCTGAAAGGCAATTACAGAAAAGCGAGCTTTTATCCTTTGCAGACTTTTTCTAAAACCAAAAACCTGGAATATTCTAAAATTCCTTTTTTCATTGAAGCTGAAAATCAGATTGATGAAAAATCTTTATTTGAATTGGCGTCCCTTATTTCCGACAACGTTGAGACTTCGGATTATGAAAAGAGAAAATACATCCACTTGACTGCTGTTTTTGCCTGCAACTTTGTGAATCATCTCTTTGCAAGAGCAAAGGAAATTTCTGATTCTCAGGATTTAGATTTCAATTATTTCATTCCATTAATTGATGAAACTGTGGAGAAAATTCATCATCTGGAACCAAAATCCGCACAAACTGGTCCCGCTGTAAGAGGCGACGAACGCATCCTGAAACTCCATGAAGAATTGATTACTAATGACGAACATTTGAAAATTTACAACACAATGAATGAATCTATTCAAAAAATGTATCAATAA
- a CDS encoding GLPGLI family protein: MKSLKKLVILPILLLGLMASAQETANRFFYELSFKPKKDSTRIDKVMTVLDITKDKSIYQDFTIPAQDSIIKKTVEDMEKSGTFVDIMKTIKMPKFSYKVYKTYPSMKELYTDMISRKFFGFEEELKFDWKITTDKEKIGEYNTQKATTEFGGRKWTAWFSADIPFQDGPYKFYGLPGLIVKIEDENKNYSWLLSGNKKIDNYSEKTESDKINEKYGVNYTPTITSKDKFEKSYDAYKKDPLAEMRPYLTQEAMSKPMPGGSGQTVGEFVKNQEKIAKDFFNANDNPIEVPQITEKKKK, from the coding sequence ATGAAATCTCTCAAAAAATTAGTCATTCTTCCGATTTTATTATTAGGATTGATGGCTTCTGCGCAGGAAACGGCTAATCGTTTTTTTTATGAACTAAGTTTCAAACCAAAAAAAGATTCGACAAGAATTGATAAAGTGATGACCGTTCTGGATATCACAAAAGACAAATCAATTTATCAAGACTTTACCATTCCTGCACAGGATTCCATCATCAAGAAAACAGTTGAGGATATGGAAAAATCAGGCACTTTTGTAGATATTATGAAGACTATTAAAATGCCAAAATTTAGTTATAAAGTCTACAAAACATATCCAAGTATGAAAGAACTTTATACAGATATGATAAGCAGAAAATTCTTTGGGTTTGAAGAAGAATTAAAGTTTGATTGGAAGATTACAACTGACAAAGAAAAAATTGGGGAATACAACACTCAGAAAGCTACGACAGAATTTGGTGGAAGAAAATGGACCGCTTGGTTCTCAGCCGATATTCCGTTTCAAGATGGACCCTATAAATTCTACGGCTTGCCTGGATTAATTGTAAAAATCGAAGATGAAAATAAAAACTATTCATGGTTATTGTCTGGAAACAAAAAAATAGACAATTACAGTGAAAAAACAGAATCTGATAAAATCAATGAAAAATATGGCGTTAATTACACCCCAACAATAACTTCTAAAGATAAATTTGAAAAATCTTATGACGCTTATAAAAAAGACCCTCTTGCAGAAATGCGCCCTTATTTAACTCAAGAAGCTATGAGTAAACCAATGCCTGGTGGAAGTGGACAAACGGTAGGGGAATTTGTTAAAAATCAGGAAAAAATTGCAAAGGATTTTTTCAATGCTAATGACAATCCAATAGAAGTTCCGCAAATCACGGAGAAAAAGAAAAAATAA
- a CDS encoding IS1182 family transposase has product MNFKHYNQNQLVLFPYSFEDLIPENHPVRIVNDILEKVNIDPLLKAYSKEGNPSYHPVMMLKVMVFAYMNNIYSSRKIEKALRENINFMWLSNMSIVDHNTVNRFRTHKLEAAFKNIFSQVVLLLAEEGLVSLKQVFVDGTKIEAQAGRYTFVWANAIKTNKEKMLRQLEELWKYAQSVAKEEDKDPEPPGFKEISKEKIRQTAENINAKLKGSGGKTDSDKKAKAKLNYIKKNFEKNLDKYEAQEAILAERNSYSKTDEDATFMRMKDDHMMNGQLKPAYNAQISTENQIIVNYTIHQQTNDINTLERHLENFEKLFGKKRMEELEELTADAGYGSEQNYELLEQNNITPFVKYNTFDKEQNARYQAKHKIFSKENLHYNGEDDFYVCPMGQKMEKTHESTRKTKTGYPQKLSHYQAKNCDGCPIRGVCHSSKENRSIERNHHLEDYKEKIRKLLNSEKGIKKRKQRSVEVEPVFAHLKHCNNFKRFTLKGLKKVELEFGLHALAHNLRKKVA; this is encoded by the coding sequence ATGAATTTTAAGCATTACAATCAAAATCAGTTGGTTTTGTTTCCTTATAGTTTTGAGGATTTGATTCCCGAAAATCATCCTGTTCGGATCGTTAATGATATTTTGGAGAAGGTAAACATTGACCCGCTCCTGAAAGCTTACAGCAAAGAAGGAAATCCCAGTTATCATCCCGTGATGATGCTCAAGGTGATGGTTTTTGCGTATATGAACAATATTTATTCATCGCGGAAAATCGAAAAAGCGCTTCGTGAAAACATCAACTTCATGTGGCTCTCCAACATGAGCATCGTGGATCACAATACCGTGAACCGTTTTCGTACCCATAAACTTGAAGCCGCCTTCAAAAATATTTTCTCACAGGTGGTTTTGCTTTTGGCAGAAGAAGGTTTGGTGAGCCTGAAACAGGTGTTTGTAGACGGAACCAAAATTGAAGCACAGGCGGGTCGCTACACTTTTGTCTGGGCAAATGCCATCAAAACCAACAAAGAAAAAATGCTTCGTCAGCTGGAAGAGCTCTGGAAATACGCTCAAAGTGTGGCAAAGGAAGAAGATAAAGACCCTGAACCGCCGGGGTTCAAAGAGATCAGCAAAGAAAAAATCCGGCAAACGGCAGAAAATATCAATGCCAAATTAAAAGGCAGCGGGGGTAAAACCGATTCCGACAAAAAAGCCAAAGCCAAACTGAATTACATTAAAAAAAATTTTGAGAAAAACCTCGATAAATACGAAGCTCAGGAAGCTATTTTAGCAGAGCGGAATTCCTACAGCAAGACCGATGAAGATGCTACTTTCATGAGAATGAAGGACGATCACATGATGAATGGACAGCTCAAACCGGCTTATAATGCACAGATTTCCACAGAGAATCAAATCATCGTCAATTATACCATCCATCAGCAAACCAATGATATCAATACTTTGGAGCGTCATTTGGAAAATTTTGAGAAATTGTTTGGTAAAAAAAGAATGGAAGAGTTGGAAGAACTCACTGCTGATGCGGGGTACGGAAGCGAGCAGAACTACGAATTATTGGAACAGAACAATATTACACCATTTGTAAAATACAATACTTTCGACAAAGAGCAGAATGCCCGTTATCAGGCGAAACACAAGATTTTCAGCAAAGAAAATCTGCATTACAACGGGGAAGACGATTTTTACGTTTGTCCGATGGGACAAAAGATGGAAAAAACGCACGAAAGCACGCGCAAAACCAAGACCGGTTATCCTCAAAAGCTCTCCCATTATCAGGCTAAAAACTGCGATGGATGCCCAATTAGAGGCGTTTGCCACAGTTCCAAAGAAAACCGAAGCATCGAACGGAACCATCATTTGGAAGATTACAAAGAGAAAATACGAAAACTTTTAAACAGTGAAAAAGGCATTAAAAAAAGAAAACAACGCTCGGTTGAAGTAGAACCTGTGTTTGCACATCTCAAACATTGCAATAATTTTAAGCGGTTTACCCTCAAAGGTCTGAAAAAAGTAGAATTGGAGTTCGGTTTACACGCTTTAGCACACAATCTAAGAAAGAAAGTTGCCTAA
- a CDS encoding FeoA family protein — protein sequence MQKKHIDKLCCFPKNKSGKIIGYDNDHLQMPTKIIEMGLLPETSFKILYQAPFGGPLYIEYGSEKTRIALREAEARFIKVEFSE from the coding sequence TTGCAAAAAAAGCACATTGATAAGCTCTGTTGTTTTCCGAAAAATAAATCCGGAAAAATCATTGGCTATGACAATGATCATCTTCAGATGCCGACAAAAATAATTGAGATGGGACTGCTTCCCGAAACCAGTTTCAAAATCCTTTATCAGGCGCCTTTTGGCGGACCGCTTTACATAGAGTATGGCTCTGAGAAAACCAGAATTGCCCTGAGAGAAGCAGAAGCAAGATTTATTAAGGTAGAATTTTCGGAATGA
- the feoB gene encoding ferrous iron transport protein B encodes MMQDKKQKQILLVGNPNVGKSTLFNILCNKKQKTGNYAGVTVASHSGNYVYKNEEIEVIDLPGSYSIYPTSEDEAIFSRYLIQENYSGVVYIADAINMRRSLLLFQQIQDLGIPAILVVNQVDEAEKRGITIDTKKLSELLNIPVFETNAKNNVGIETVREAVFNNEFKIAETNSFEIPLEQKSLVYKISSNTSEKNLYKIWTLLAADTYLGKIENVHEIITQEDSKCSVPKRLQITETVRRYQSIDKITAQITEKKPQLKELLTEKLDKVLVHKFWGYVVFLLILLMIFQGVFFLAEYPMTWIEDFFTWLSLFSGEHLPEGPINSLVSSGIIPGIGGILVFAPQIGILLYFLYLLEDSGYMARVVFLMDRMLRPFGLNGKSIVPLVSGTACAIPAIMSTRNIENVKERLITILVTPFMTCSARLPIYSIIIGLIIPDNNFLGIKYRAIALMIMYLLGFLMALISSFILKSFIKTKIKSFLVMDLPTYKMPLFGYDFKLVLGKVWEFISGAGKVIFTVSIILWALSYFGPSQHKDEILATDSSLDHSYLGRIGRTMEPAIAPLGYDWKMGIGILTSFAAREVFVGTLSTLYSLDDEAPEGKLIEKMRLDVKPNGEKVFSFATGVSILIFYAFAMQCISTIAVVYRETKSLKWTMLQTVSMTLLAYFSAFIFYQILK; translated from the coding sequence ATGATGCAGGACAAAAAGCAAAAACAAATTCTATTGGTTGGAAATCCCAATGTCGGGAAATCTACACTTTTTAATATCCTTTGCAACAAAAAGCAAAAAACGGGAAATTACGCTGGTGTGACTGTTGCCAGCCATTCCGGAAATTATGTTTACAAAAATGAGGAAATCGAGGTTATCGATTTGCCCGGTTCTTATAGTATCTATCCAACTTCGGAAGACGAAGCCATTTTTTCTCGTTATCTGATTCAGGAGAATTATTCCGGCGTTGTTTATATTGCTGACGCTATTAATATGAGAAGAAGCTTGCTTCTTTTTCAGCAGATTCAGGATTTAGGAATTCCAGCGATTTTGGTTGTCAATCAAGTGGATGAAGCCGAAAAACGGGGCATCACCATTGACACAAAAAAATTATCCGAGCTACTGAATATTCCGGTTTTTGAAACCAACGCCAAAAATAATGTTGGAATAGAAACCGTTCGTGAAGCAGTTTTTAATAATGAATTCAAAATTGCGGAGACTAATTCTTTCGAAATTCCATTAGAACAAAAATCTTTGGTTTATAAGATTTCATCTAATACATCAGAAAAAAATCTTTACAAAATCTGGACACTTCTGGCCGCAGATACTTATCTCGGAAAAATTGAAAACGTCCACGAAATTATTACTCAGGAAGATTCAAAATGTAGTGTTCCAAAACGTTTGCAAATCACAGAAACTGTACGACGTTATCAGAGTATTGATAAAATCACAGCTCAGATTACCGAAAAGAAACCTCAATTAAAAGAATTGCTGACAGAAAAATTGGACAAAGTTTTGGTTCACAAATTCTGGGGTTATGTTGTTTTCTTACTTATTTTATTAATGATTTTCCAAGGAGTTTTCTTCCTTGCAGAATATCCAATGACTTGGATTGAGGATTTCTTCACTTGGTTATCGTTATTTTCAGGAGAACACCTTCCTGAAGGGCCAATCAATTCTTTGGTTTCCAGCGGAATCATTCCTGGAATTGGTGGGATTTTGGTTTTTGCACCACAAATAGGAATTCTTTTGTATTTCCTTTATCTATTGGAAGATTCCGGTTATATGGCAAGAGTTGTTTTCCTGATGGACAGAATGCTGAGACCTTTTGGATTGAATGGAAAAAGTATCGTCCCATTGGTTTCTGGAACAGCCTGTGCGATTCCTGCGATTATGTCTACCAGAAACATCGAAAATGTTAAAGAACGGTTGATTACTATTCTAGTAACACCATTTATGACTTGCTCTGCCAGACTTCCTATTTACAGTATTATTATCGGATTGATTATTCCTGATAACAATTTTTTAGGTATCAAATACAGAGCAATTGCTTTAATGATAATGTATCTATTAGGTTTTTTAATGGCGTTGATATCATCCTTTATTCTGAAAAGTTTCATCAAAACCAAAATCAAGAGTTTCTTGGTAATGGATTTACCGACTTACAAAATGCCCTTGTTCGGATATGATTTCAAATTAGTTTTGGGTAAAGTTTGGGAATTTATTTCCGGAGCCGGAAAAGTAATTTTTACAGTAAGTATTATTCTTTGGGCTCTGAGTTATTTTGGCCCGTCTCAGCATAAAGATGAAATTTTGGCAACAGATTCTTCGCTTGACCATTCCTATCTTGGAAGAATAGGAAGAACAATGGAACCAGCAATTGCGCCACTCGGCTACGACTGGAAAATGGGCATCGGGATCCTTACCAGTTTTGCCGCTAGAGAAGTTTTTGTCGGAACATTATCTACACTTTATAGTCTAGATGATGAAGCACCAGAAGGAAAACTGATTGAAAAAATGAGACTAGATGTAAAACCAAATGGCGAAAAAGTATTCAGTTTTGCAACAGGCGTTTCGATTTTGATTTTCTATGCATTTGCGATGCAGTGTATTTCTACCATTGCGGTTGTTTACCGTGAAACAAAAAGTTTGAAATGGACAATGCTGCAAACCGTTTCAATGACATTATTGGCATACTTTTCGGCATTCATTTTTTATCAGATTCTTAAATAA
- the glmM gene encoding phosphoglucosamine mutase: MSLIKSISGIRGTIGGKVNDNLTPLDVVKFASAFGTWLQNNKNKKDLTLVIGRDARISGAMVNSLVTATLQGLGINVVDLGLSTTPTVEVMVPELNADGGIILTASHNPKQWNALKLLNDKGEFISGENGAEVLTLAENEDFNYAEVDDLGKYETREDGFDIHIQKILELPTVDVEAIKAKKFKVVLDAVNSTGGISIPPLLEKLGVEVVKLYCEPTGHFPHNPEPLKEHLGDICELVKKEKADMGIVVDPDVDRLALIDEKGEMFGEEYTLVAVADYLLKNKNGVAISNLSSSRALRDVAKTHDSEYFASAVGEVNVVNLMKEKNAVIGGEGNGGIIYPELHYGRDSLVGVALFLTHLAKENKTVSELRAGYPAYFMGKKKIELTPEIDVDALLVKVQDEFKNEDISTVDGVKIDFADNWVHLRKSNTEPIIRIYTEAFSQEEADKIADDMIEKIRSLI; the protein is encoded by the coding sequence ATGTCATTAATAAAATCAATCTCAGGAATCCGGGGAACTATCGGCGGAAAAGTCAATGATAACTTGACGCCACTTGATGTAGTGAAATTTGCTTCGGCATTCGGAACTTGGCTTCAGAATAATAAAAATAAAAAAGATTTAACGCTTGTTATCGGCCGTGATGCGAGGATTTCCGGAGCAATGGTGAATTCTCTGGTGACTGCAACGCTGCAGGGATTGGGAATTAATGTAGTTGATTTAGGTCTTTCTACAACACCAACCGTTGAAGTGATGGTTCCGGAATTAAATGCTGATGGCGGAATTATCCTTACAGCTTCTCACAATCCAAAACAGTGGAACGCTTTGAAATTATTGAATGACAAAGGCGAATTCATAAGCGGAGAAAATGGTGCAGAGGTTCTGACCTTAGCGGAAAATGAAGATTTCAATTATGCAGAGGTTGATGATTTAGGAAAATATGAAACCAGAGAAGATGGTTTTGATATTCATATTCAGAAAATTTTGGAATTACCAACGGTAGATGTAGAGGCGATAAAAGCTAAGAAATTCAAAGTAGTTTTGGATGCAGTTAACTCTACTGGAGGGATTTCTATTCCACCGCTTTTGGAGAAATTGGGCGTGGAAGTTGTGAAGTTATACTGCGAACCAACCGGACATTTCCCTCACAATCCGGAGCCTTTGAAAGAACACCTTGGCGACATCTGCGAATTGGTTAAAAAAGAAAAAGCAGATATGGGAATCGTGGTGGATCCGGATGTGGACAGACTGGCCTTGATAGATGAAAAAGGCGAAATGTTTGGCGAAGAATATACTTTGGTTGCCGTTGCAGATTACCTTTTGAAAAACAAAAATGGAGTGGCAATTTCTAATCTTTCTTCAAGCCGTGCTCTGAGAGATGTGGCGAAAACTCACGATTCAGAATATTTTGCAAGTGCTGTTGGAGAAGTGAATGTTGTAAACTTGATGAAAGAAAAAAATGCAGTCATTGGTGGTGAAGGAAACGGCGGAATCATTTATCCAGAACTGCATTACGGTCGTGATTCTCTGGTTGGCGTTGCTTTATTCTTAACACACTTAGCCAAAGAAAATAAAACTGTTTCTGAACTGAGAGCAGGTTATCCAGCTTATTTTATGGGCAAAAAGAAAATCGAATTGACTCCTGAAATTGATGTTGATGCGTTGCTTGTGAAAGTTCAGGATGAATTTAAAAACGAAGACATTTCGACCGTTGATGGTGTGAAAATCGATTTCGCAGACAATTGGGTTCACTTGAGAAAATCTAATACAGAACCGATTATCAGGATTTATACCGAAGCCTTTTCTCAGGAAGAGGCAGATAAAATCGCAGACGATATGATTGAGAAAATCAGAAGTTTGATATAA
- a CDS encoding MFS transporter, which translates to MISFTPLRVLKNIEFRHLLTGRFFLIIAFRMLATLLGWWVYQLTKDPFSIGLIGLSEVIPAVSCALYAGHIIDMNEKKKLLLICNYAYVVLISLLLIPAFLNHRLHFTGHEITYFIYGVIFFTGICRSFLGPLVPSMIPRIVKQVNLPYAVTLNQAIFLIASVSGHALGGFLIALITIKWTLVVIVSSLIIASLFFWTVNKQQSENKNKDVKVFESMKEGLAYIYKTKEILGAQMLDMFAVLFGGAVALIPVFASDILKVGSEGFGLLNAASDIGSMIIIITLSIVPLRKNQGKILLFVASGFGLCIIGFGLSKLYWLSFAFLVLSGMLDGVSVVIRGTIVQLKTPEEIRGRVLSVNSIFIMSSNELGQFESGLTAKLMGVVRSVVFGGTMTVLTALFIGTTSKKLRNMEY; encoded by the coding sequence ATGATTTCTTTTACACCCCTTCGAGTTTTAAAAAATATAGAGTTCAGACATCTTTTAACAGGTAGATTTTTCCTGATCATCGCGTTCCGAATGCTGGCAACTTTGCTGGGGTGGTGGGTTTATCAATTGACAAAAGACCCGTTTTCCATTGGATTGATTGGACTTTCCGAAGTAATTCCGGCAGTTTCTTGCGCGCTTTATGCCGGTCATATTATTGATATGAATGAGAAGAAAAAACTTCTTCTGATTTGTAATTATGCCTATGTTGTTTTGATAAGTCTGCTTCTTATTCCGGCTTTTCTTAATCATAGACTACATTTCACAGGACACGAGATTACTTATTTTATTTATGGCGTCATTTTCTTTACCGGAATTTGCCGTTCATTTCTGGGACCCTTGGTTCCTTCTATGATTCCACGGATTGTGAAGCAGGTGAATCTTCCTTATGCAGTGACTTTAAATCAGGCGATTTTTTTGATTGCCTCAGTTTCCGGGCACGCTTTAGGCGGTTTTTTAATTGCTTTAATTACCATTAAATGGACTTTGGTTGTCATTGTATCAAGTTTGATAATAGCTTCTCTATTCTTTTGGACTGTAAACAAACAACAATCTGAAAACAAAAATAAAGATGTTAAAGTTTTCGAAAGTATGAAGGAAGGCTTGGCTTATATCTATAAAACCAAAGAAATTCTTGGTGCACAAATGCTGGATATGTTTGCCGTTCTTTTTGGAGGAGCAGTCGCCTTGATTCCGGTTTTTGCAAGTGATATTCTGAAAGTAGGTTCGGAAGGTTTTGGATTGCTGAATGCAGCGTCTGATATTGGATCTATGATCATCATTATTACACTTTCGATAGTTCCATTAAGAAAAAATCAAGGAAAAATTCTGTTGTTTGTAGCTTCCGGATTTGGGCTTTGCATCATTGGATTTGGATTATCAAAACTGTATTGGCTCTCGTTTGCATTTTTAGTCCTGAGTGGTATGTTGGATGGGGTAAGTGTAGTCATCAGGGGAACCATTGTTCAGTTGAAAACGCCGGAAGAAATCCGAGGGCGAGTTCTGAGTGTGAATTCAATTTTCATCATGTCGAGTAATGAGTTGGGACAGTTTGAAAGTGGATTAACAGCAAAGCTGATGGGTGTTGTGCGTTCAGTTGTTTTTGGTGGAACGATGACGGTTCTCACGGCGTTGTTCATTGGAACAACTTCTAAGAAGTTGAGAAATATGGAATATTAA